The proteins below are encoded in one region of Rubripirellula reticaptiva:
- a CDS encoding SOUL family heme-binding protein, which translates to MRKRMVYFFSIAVLVAIGVFVFNKSTRAGYESAEYKVIESDGNFEVREYPDLMMVATSTKIDAQGRDGSFMKLFRYISGANESEQKISMTTPVFMENDKADSEVQMGFVMPKEVAVEGVPSPTGPDVDVRKRSGGRFAVLRFSGRLDKKLAKESETKLRAWMESKGLTADDSPESSGVESASYDPPFTPGPLRRNEVLIRLK; encoded by the coding sequence ATGCGTAAACGAATGGTGTATTTCTTCAGTATCGCGGTATTGGTCGCGATCGGGGTGTTTGTGTTCAACAAGTCCACTCGAGCCGGCTACGAATCAGCCGAATACAAGGTCATCGAGTCGGACGGCAACTTTGAAGTCCGCGAATACCCTGACCTAATGATGGTTGCGACGTCCACCAAGATCGACGCCCAAGGTCGCGACGGCAGTTTCATGAAACTGTTCCGCTACATCTCGGGCGCGAACGAGTCCGAACAGAAGATTTCCATGACGACGCCCGTGTTCATGGAGAACGACAAAGCGGATTCGGAAGTTCAAATGGGATTCGTGATGCCGAAGGAAGTAGCCGTCGAAGGCGTCCCGTCGCCCACCGGTCCCGACGTTGACGTTCGCAAACGATCTGGCGGTCGTTTCGCAGTCCTTCGATTCTCCGGCCGGCTCGACAAAAAGCTCGCCAAAGAATCCGAGACCAAGCTCCGAGCCTGGATGGAATCGAAAGGCCTCACTGCCGACGACTCACCGGAATCCAGCGGAGTTGAATCTGCATCCTACGATCCACCATTCACGCCTGGCCCACTGCGTCGGAATGAAGTCCTGATCCGGTTGAAG
- a CDS encoding TspO/MBR family protein yields the protein MTWRDWYDALDKPTWTPEPSTIGLVWQLLYPIILITFGYVFYRVARKQIPWPVAIPFAINLITNIAFTPIQFGLRNLPLAALDIAIVWITILWAMKAIWPHHRWIAFAQIPYLIWVTIASVLQFSITWNN from the coding sequence ATGACTTGGCGAGACTGGTACGACGCCCTCGATAAACCGACTTGGACTCCCGAGCCGTCGACGATCGGTCTGGTCTGGCAACTCCTCTACCCGATCATCCTGATCACATTCGGATACGTCTTCTACCGAGTCGCCCGCAAGCAGATCCCGTGGCCAGTCGCGATTCCCTTCGCGATCAACCTGATCACCAACATCGCCTTCACCCCGATCCAGTTCGGCCTGCGAAACCTCCCCCTCGCCGCCCTCGACATCGCCATCGTCTGGATCACGATCCTCTGGGCCATGAAAGCCATCTGGCCTCACCACCGCTGGATCGCATTCGCTCAAATCCCGTACCTGATCTGGGTCACGATCGCGAGCGTCCTGCAGTTCTCGATCACCTGGAACAACTGA
- a CDS encoding toxin-antitoxin system HicB family antitoxin has protein sequence MATLSLRMRDDLKAKAQELASKQGVSLNSYINATLAATIAQTETLAMMGDRLGNVDREKLHARVLKFMSKPRAGTEPTPAEIERAVSGQ, from the coding sequence ATGGCAACGCTTTCCTTGCGAATGCGAGATGACCTCAAAGCAAAGGCACAAGAGTTGGCCAGCAAACAAGGCGTTTCGTTAAACAGTTACATCAACGCAACGCTTGCTGCCACGATCGCTCAGACCGAGACGCTCGCGATGATGGGCGATCGGCTAGGCAATGTCGATCGGGAAAAGTTGCATGCACGAGTGCTGAAGTTCATGTCCAAGCCCCGAGCAGGAACCGAGCCAACTCCAGCCGAGATTGAGCGAGCAGTCTCGGGCCAGTAA
- a CDS encoding putative toxin-antitoxin system toxin component, PIN family, translating into MENACPPIVLDTKVLIAGACRHAGSLAYRVLMAVLDGQIQLMLTEGIVAEYADVLGRPPVRKLTGLTVKQNADLILDLISLSHQTQLHFSWRPNLLDEADNKFIEAAIAATAIIVTYNVRDFSHLDLVKHGWDVMTPLEFTTLYDLEN; encoded by the coding sequence TTGGAAAACGCCTGTCCTCCCATCGTTCTTGATACGAAGGTATTGATCGCAGGAGCGTGTCGACATGCAGGTAGCTTGGCTTACCGCGTTCTGATGGCTGTGCTCGACGGTCAAATTCAGCTCATGCTCACCGAGGGCATTGTGGCTGAGTATGCAGACGTGTTGGGGCGTCCGCCGGTTAGGAAGCTGACTGGACTGACGGTGAAGCAGAACGCTGATTTGATATTGGATCTCATTTCGCTTTCACACCAAACGCAACTCCATTTCAGTTGGCGACCGAACCTGCTTGATGAAGCGGACAACAAATTTATCGAGGCCGCTATCGCCGCAACCGCGATCATCGTCACGTATAACGTTCGCGATTTTTCGCACCTGGATCTCGTCAAGCACGGATGGGACGTAATGACTCCGCTTGAATTCACAACACTTTATGACCTGGAGAATTGA